A stretch of Caenorhabditis elegans chromosome IV DNA encodes these proteins:
- the grd-10 gene encoding Ground-like domain-containing protein (Confirmed by transcript evidence) — protein sequence MRSLVVLAALAVTVCFAQDNCYINEGGFTCCNKELESVMKSSLGGSDLVGSAGDIQKGAEGSLGGKFETVVAHDDFAYKSHFQEGKSCKVEKDGQYALAWQP from the exons ATGCGCTCTCTCGTCGTGCTAGCCGCTTTGGCCGTTACTGTTTGCTTCGCACAGGACAATTGTTATATTAATGAGGGAG GCTTCACATGCTGCAACAAGGAGCTCGAGTCCGTCATGAAAAGCTCGTTGGGAGGAAGTGACCTTGTCGGATCTGCCGGGGACATTCAAAAGGGAGCAGAAGGGTCGTTGGGTGGAAAGTTCGAGACCGTCGTTGCCCATGATGATTTCGCCTACAAATCTCACTTCCAGGAGGGAAAATCGTGCAAAGTCGAGAAGGACGGACAGTATGCACTTGCCTGGCAGCCATAA
- the C04C3.9 gene encoding uncharacterized protein (Partially confirmed by transcript evidence), translating to MQTKNKNFYFVYSSKLYHFLFQKLSNAFSDGKVEKWRSSDNRWSRAEHSCRTIFRPNFDNINWIDCLFNMENPSKM from the exons atgcaaacaaaaaacaaaaatttttattttgtttattcatcaaaactttatcactttttgttccaaaaattgtcaaatgcGTTTTCTGACggcaaagttgaaaaatggagatca AGTGATAATCGTTGGTCTCGAGCTGAGCATTCTTGCCGGACTATTTTTCGTCCTAATTTTGACAATATTAATTGGATTGATTGCCTATTCAATATGGAAAATCCATCGAAAATGTAA
- the C04C3.7 gene encoding Seven TM Receptor (Partially confirmed by transcript evidence) has product MLLSFFKRVDHIKSLFPANIPNSTDTFIRWNNAFNTLNMTFVGTLQYSIMIFCGYKLYYEMEEKLSIISDDSRKLHRQIVKTLLLQIITPTIVMYSPVFLVIYLPLLNLDFSLPMGIFLGIFSFYPALGAFILMYVVTDYRRAIKDVLKVLNPFKKVTVSTLVVIPGQAIYTISYL; this is encoded by the exons ATGCTTCTGAGCTTTTTTAAGCGGGTCGACCACATAAAATCCCTTTTTCCAGCAAACATTCCCAACTCTACAGACACATTCATCCGCTGGAACAACGCATTCAACACATTAAACATGACATTTGTCGGCACACTTCAATACTCTATCATGATATTCTGCGGCTACAAATTGTATtatgaaatggaagagaagctcAGCATTATTTCAGACGATTCTCGAAAACTTCATCgtcaaattgtcaaaactcTTCTGCTTCAG ataaTAACGCCAACCATCGTGATGTACTCGCCAGTGTTCTTAGTGATTTACCTACCACTTTTAAATCTGGATTTCAGCCTGCCAATGGGAatatttttgggcattttttctttttatccGGCTCTGGGTGCATTCATATTGATGTATGTTGTCACAGACTACAGGAGAGCTATCAAAG ATGTGTTAAAAGTTCTCAAtccattcaaaaaagtaaccGTTAGTACTTTGGTGGTAATTCCTGGGCAAGCAATTTATACCATAAgttatttatga
- the F58E2.5 gene encoding SCP domain-containing protein (Partially confirmed by transcript evidence) produces the protein MGNVYKFKERIKCFDLLLPYLLLMNCITFLFLNLASAIAHKDILNAYNNLRSEIANGTFTMKLQFPDITIPLAPAAGMLKLKWNCRLAALAQAYVDSCPSYQDLRVHKPKFPVTYSFLDANLQEHIKDPVLYRFKILEMDFRRGYINDDWFKKLISSKSIGCAFNNCSENVLFVCYYKEQIYEDFKFPVNGGAEPGRFIKELDDYVPRYKEGKACSACPPPTSCRGSSVLCS, from the exons ATGGGCAACGTGTACAAGTTTAAGGAGcgtataaaatgttttgatctGTTATTACCATACCTCCTCCTAATGAATTGCattacatttttgtttttgaatctAGCTTCTGCTATTGCCCACAAGGATATTCTCAACGCCTATAACAACTTGAGATCCGAAATTGCAAATGGGACATTCACAATGAAGTTGCAGTTTCCTGATATTACAATTCCATTGGCACCTGCAGCAGGAATGCTGAAACTG aaatgGAACTGCCGTCTAGCGGCTCTTGCTCAAGCCTATGTGGATTCATGTCCCAGTTATCAGGACTTACGCGTACATAAACCGAAATTTCCTGTTACGTATAGTTTCCTGGACGCTAATTTACAAGAACACATAAAAGATCCA GTACTGTATCGATTCAAGATATTGGAGATGGATTTTCGTAGAGGCTATATTAATgatgattggttcaaaaaa CTAATCTCCTCAAAATCTATTGGCTGCGCATTCAACAATTGTTCGGAGAATGTGTTGTTCGTCTGTTACTACAAAGAGCAAATATATGAGGACTTTAAATTTCCTGTGAATGGTGGTGCGGAACCTGGAAGATTTATCAAAGAACTTGATGATTATGTTCCACGATACAAGGAAGGAAAAGCGTGTTCAGCTTGTCCTCCACCAACTTCATGTCGTGGTTCTTCAGTTCTCtgttcttga
- the grd-13 gene encoding GRounDhog (hedgehog-like family) (Product from WormBase gene class grd;~Confirmed by transcript evidence) — protein sequence MSRFLLLTVLVASVLAAYDDLPKPADPYQPPGTEPKTESTCPDPYKKIITQLRAELGKDVSSIKFTNQLGSRVQKAFGSAHEITMGPSEATLKTNFNGTICRHASTDGFHYIVYPTPGQYNINNAAVEEYFEKFAEFAALGKSANIADLPKDPRNV from the exons ATGAGCCGTTTTCTCCTTCTCACTGTGCTCGTTGCGTCTGTTCTCGCTGCCTATGATGATCTCCCAAAACCTGCCGATCCTTATCAACCACCAGGAACCGAGCCGAAAACCGAATCG acatgCCCAGATCCATACAAGAAAATTATCACTCAACTCCGCGCCGAGCTAGGCAAGGATGTGTCCAGCATCAAGTTCACCAACCAGCTGGGCTCCCGCGTTCAAAAGGCATTTGGATCCGCTCATGAGATTACTATGGGACCAAGCGAGGCAACTCTTAAGACAAACTTCAACGGAACAATCTGCCGTCATGCTTCAACCGATGGATTCCACTACATTGTCTATCCAACTCCAGGACAG TACAACATCAACAACGCCGCCGTCGAGGAGTACTTCGAGAAgtttgccgagtttgccgcTCTCGGAAAGTCCGCCAACATTGCCGACCTTCCAAAGGATCCACGCAACGTTTGA
- the F09D12.2 gene encoding Peptidase_M13_N domain-containing protein (Partially confirmed by transcript evidence) — protein MFFFQNSSLPLDPCNDFYDYVCSKDNRIITKLNFTNIFEDRDILKPNITFPSNGTYTPLDQILDPDRLMAWYSAINMVVTDSVDSDYFGEMSSGAKNNYLEKVLYALEKLETSNLTMTNVLYTALHANIEILKHLRLPITKENKFLHYMFDLMKENTIQEIRNSPLSGRSMAFLNLYLKDAKVLFAFLEYNNVTLLEDTKLVYETEYYRLRSLLSPGDLETEVAEKILSLGAINAAIKFMSERIPDYSPNFLFRSLLLNLESDAAQYISLIHVTVVTRSDLQQPVKAIADKLFVLAHELMHWVYPQGTWLMDSIVTRTAEKCARDEVKMMGDTDAVKPVDGWFSEEVTHEDLANIMAMRMVMKMAARKSANEKQLSLETIMSSLCVQGKPKNTVCRNHHPFELSLNTAVRQYPLFSSLYGCRAGDRMFAKREEFCKPLGGEVNLEDYKIKHETEDVG, from the exons atgttttttttccagaactcaAGTCTGCCCCTGGATCCTTGCAATGACTTCTACGACTACGTCTGCTCCAAGGACAACAGAATCATCACTAAACTCAACTTCACGAATATCTTTGAAGATCGAGACATCCTA AAACCAAACATCACATTCCCGAGTAACGGAACCTACACCCCACTTGACCAGATTCTGGACCCAGATCGCTTGATGGCATGGTACTCGGCAATCAACATGGTGGTTACAGATTCTGTAGATTCAGACTATTTTGGAGAGATGTCCTCTGGGGCAAAAAATAACTATTTGGAGAAGGTCTTGTATGCCCTGGAAAAGCTGGAGACAAGCAATCTAACG ATGACCAATGTTTTGTACACCGCTCTCCACGCTAACATCGAGATTCTCAAGCACCTTAGACTGCCTATCaccaaagaaaataaattcttaCATTACATGTTTGATCTGATGAAGGAGAACACGATCCAGGAGATTCGGAATAGTCCACTGTCGGGTCGATCCATGGCTTTCTTAAATTTATATCTGAAAGATGCAAAAGTGTTATTTGCATTCCTTGAATATAACAATGTAACACTTCTGGAAGATACCAAGCTGGTTTATGAAACTGAGTACTACCGGCTCAGGAGTTTATTATCGCCGGG agaccTCGAAACCGAAGTGGCGGAGAAAATCCTGAGCCTAGGAGCCATCAACGCAGCAATAAAGTTTATGAGTGAACGAATTCCGGATTACAGCCCAAACTTCTTGTTTCGATCGCTTTTATTGAATCTTGAAAGTGACGCAGCTCAGTACATTAGTTTGATTCATGTTACAGTAGTCACGAGAAGTGATCTTCAGCAGCCAGTTAAAGCG ATAGCCGATAAACTTTTCGTACTTGCTCATGAGCTTATGCATTGGGTATACCCACAAGGAACATGGCTGATGGATTCAATTGTTACTAgaacagctgaaaaatgtgcacGAGACGAGGTGAAGATGATGGGGGACACTGATGCAGTG AAGCCAGTTGATGGATGGTTTAGCGAAGAAGTTACTCATGAAGATCTGGCGAATATAATGGCTATGAGGATGGTTATGAAGATGGCGGCCAGGAAATCTGCAAATGAAAAGCAG CTCTCCCTGGAAACAATCATGAGTAGTTTGTGCGTCCAAGGCAAACCGAAAAACACCGTATGCCGCAATCATCATCCCTTTGAGCTTTCTCTCAACACCGCTGTTCGTCAATATCCACTATTCAGCTCACTTTACGGATGTCGTGCCGGTGATCGGATGTTTGCTAAGCGG GAAGAGTTCTGTAAGCCGCTGGGTGGCGAGGTAAACTTGGAAGACTATAAGATCAAACATGAAACGGAGGACGttggttga
- the srz-60 gene encoding Serpentine Receptor, class Z (Product from WormBase gene class srz;~Confirmed by transcript evidence), which translates to MNSIVRNNTDSVEYFIIFNGSNLITGIIILIYFLLFPFYVYVNKANRKRDQAVLIYPFTKHFFKMTVVMSILYVIFIAGMLSGVLFLVRKSPYIAVSGLAIFFAIQALSLVTHVFNLLLSLLGIAKFILYFFPSQEKRVSSIQKSVYRRIWLLYVACSFEDAILYVWVLRENEMNIIKIGLLVFTNDMYIDICFAIHSNIDKCSEACKSRISTRKQSTKQLHLLCL; encoded by the exons ATGAATTCAATTGTCAGGAACAATACTGATTCTGTAGAGTACTTTATAATATTCAATGGTAGCAATCTAATTACGGGCATTATTATActaatttactttttattgTTTCCGTTTTATGTTTATGTAAACAAAGCCAATCGGAAAAGAGATCAAGCT GTACTAATCTACCCGTTCACcaaacactttttcaaaatgaccgtAGTAATGTCCATCCTGTACGTTATATTCATAGCTGGGATGTTGTCTGGAGTTCTGTTTCTTGTTAGGAAATc ACCCTATATAGCAGTGTCAGGACTTGCCATATTCTTTGCAATTCAGGCACTTTCACTCGTTACCCACGTCTTCAACTTGCTTCTTTCTCTATTAGGCATTGCAAAATTCATCTTATATTTTTTCCCATCGCAAGAAAAGCGTGTATCGAGTATACAAAAATCGGTTTACAGGAGGATTTGGTTGTTGTATGTTGCATGCAGTTTTGAAGACGCCATTTTATATGTTTGGGTGTTAAGAGAAAATGAGATGAACATAATCAAAATTGGGCTTTTA gtATTCACAAACGATATGTATATTGATATCTGCTTTGCTATACATTCCAATATTGATAAGTGTTCGGAAGCTTGCAAATCTCGCATCAGCACTAGAAAACAATCCacaaaa CAATTGCATTTGCTCTGCTTGTGA
- the grd-3 gene encoding Ground-like domain-containing protein (Confirmed by transcript evidence): protein MKFLLLLGAVIAVRAQSDTCPSLKDRQLAKPGQLFCCDSTIKTVVETGMQTLDLFGAGGPQTLGPIVQALSTFVQQHFKTAYEIVMAPKDFVLNTHYNGTSLCKFQSNSYTLAIYETPAKYDINSSREKYFNKFALNDKLRLPSVSKHLKQFSGLANTATGGLSGSAGSVAGGLAGGFFGR, encoded by the exons ATGAAGTTTCTACTCCTTCTTGGCGCGGTTATAGCCGTTCGAG CCCAATCCGACACATGCCCATCACTCAAGGATCGTCAGCTTGCCAAGCCTGGCCAGCTGTTCTGCTGTGATAGCACCATCAAAACCGTCGTGGAGACCGGAATGCAGACCCTGGACCTCTTCGGAGCTGGTGGACCACAAACACTTGGACCAATCGTTCAGGCGCTAAGCACCTTCGTTCAGCAACACTTCAAAACTGCCTATGAGATTGTTATGGCTCCAAAGGACTTTGTGCTCAACACACACTACAATGGCACCAGTCTCTGCAAGTTCCAGTCCAACAGTTACACCTTGGCCATCTACGAGACCCCAGCTAAA TACGATATCAACAGCTCCAGAGAAAAGTACTTCAACAAGTTCGCTCTCAACGACAAGCTCCGTCTGCCATCAGTTTCCAAGCACCTCAAGCAATTCTCCGGACTTGCCAACACCGCCACCGGAGGACTCAGTGGATCCGCTGGATCTGTCGCCGGCGGCCTTGCTGGAGGATTCTTCGGACGCTAA
- the srz-32 gene encoding Serpentine Receptor, class Z (Partially confirmed by transcript evidence) — protein MEFTTRSNSIPAAVQISPSPFHFLWISTLVCILCCYIVLFPFYVYVNKVNRKRDEAAFIFPITNHFYKMVKTSYIIFTCGLLLVLFGFSLDIDFNDASIFSLKSIFLMLLFLITCILYVISEVFNYLISILALEKFIVYFSPRAEHFVKRVQNVQMKFIKCFYLAIGVKELVVNTSMLLMNKNGVADIRKSNEAIVLAITLGSTSALIFFSALLYIPITISVRRLAHLPSVKQSSPQKYIFWQTITVFIFKSFLIATALYLFHNGQGIVSELILILVVDVIITPVIIQISYLGCNKRNLNTLLNAFELRKFVRVILDQKESSTVYTTTNHMFKF, from the exons ATGGAGTTCACCACGAGAAGCAACTCAATTCCCGCTGCAGTACAAATATCCCCAAGtcctttccattttttatGGATCTCGACTTTGGTGTGTATTTTGTGCTGTTATATTGTGCTATTTCCGTTCTATGTATATGTGAACAAAGTGAATCGGAAGAGGGATGAAGCG GCGTTCATCTTCCCGATCACCAACCACTTCTACAAAATGGTCAAAACTTCATACATCATATTCACGTGTGGACTTCTATTAGTTTTATTCGGATTCTCACTCGATATTGACTTTAATGATGCATC AATCTTCTCTCTAAAATCCATATTTCTaatgttgttatttttgataacttgCATACTATATGTAATATCCGAAGTGTTTAATTATTTGATATCTATACTTGCATTGGAAAAGTTCATCGTCTATTTTTCCCCACGAGCTGAGCATTTTGTGAAGCGAGTTCAAAACGTTCAGATGAAATTCATCAAGTGCTTCTATCTTGCGATTGGTGTTAAGGAATTAGTTGTCAATACATCGATGCTCCTAATGAATAAAAACGGAGTAGCAGATATTAGGAAATCTAATGAAGCAATAGTGCTAGCG ATAACTTTGGGTTCAACAAGTGCGCTAATATTTTTCTCTGCTCTATTATATATACCAATTACAATTAGCGTTCGAAGGCTTGCTCATTTACCATCAGTGAAGCAAAGTTCTCcgcaaaaatatattttctggcAGACCATTAcggtttttatatttaaatcg tTCCTAATAGCAACTGCTCTCTACTTATTCCATAACGGCCAAGGAATTGTATCTGAATTAATCCTGATACTGGTGGTGGACGTCATCATAACACCAGTAATAATCCAAATATCTTACCTCGGGTGCAACAAAAGGAATTTGAACACTTTGTTAAATGCATTTGAATTGAGGAAATTTGTGAGAGTTATACTTGATCAAAAGGAAAGCTCTACAGTGTACACCACAACTAATCatatgttcaaattttga
- the C04C3.6 gene encoding G-protein coupled receptors family 1 profile domain-containing protein (Partially confirmed by transcript evidence), whose amino-acid sequence MTSSSSEPRDLDAERDAFIKEWTATSQLLYYTVICVSVVTLPALIFMFIVLRKYKKSNYYHFLCAIMAGNFVLLATIFSNVISDRNVMIFAGIIPGVVVCKLSAFLVNTSSFFVHWAWVAMYVQRFLHVFFPLRSHRAGDKSKEIIGVLFAFSVISQLWTPILITELSVGADASSGTYCAEDPRIFGEITLRYLIFFECFMTFFLPLVLTVITDFSVLIMRNPCTSKNAFTLISADEIVHHESTDEKSPLKIVHKSKIMLDIRRRNDAIRRCLLLATVTLLLNLPNYSLQLIDEFYHFRESEDLADRRRFVRADAIVYIIYLLQFPTVPLYMYCLKTDFDRTKL is encoded by the exons ATGACGTCCTCATCATCAGAACCCCGGGACCTTGACGCAGAACGTGACGCCTTCATAAAAGAATGGACTGCCACGTCACAACTACTGTACTATACAGTAATCTGCGTGTCGGTGGTCACTTTACCTGCGTTGATATTCATGTTCATCGTGCTTcgaaagtacaaaaaatccAACTATTATCACTTTTTGTGCGCAATTATGGCCGGCAATTTCGTGCTGCTTgccacaattttttccaatgtgATTTCGGATAGGAATGTAATGATTTTTGCTG gtatCATCCCGGGAGTAGTTGTCTGCAAGCTCAGCGCATTTCTGGTGAACACCTCCTCGTTTTTTGTACATTGGGCGTGGGTGGCCATGTATGTGCAG CGATTCCTTCACGTTTTCTTCCCATTGCGGTCCCATAGAGCTGGCGACAAGAGCAAGGAGATTATTGGCGT ATTATTCGCATTCTCCGTCATATCCCAGCTATGGACCCCAATCCTTATCACGGAGTTATCAGTAGGTGCAGACGCCTCATCAGGCACCTACTGCGCCGAGGACCCGAGAATCTTCGGCGAGATCACGCTCCGATATCTGATATTTTTCGAGTGCTTCATGACATTTTTCCTGCCGTTAGTGCTCACAGTTATCACGGATTTTTCGGTGTTGATTATGCGAAATCCGTGTACTTCGAAAAATGCGTTTACTCTGATTTCGGCGGATGAGATTGTGCACCATGAGAGTACAGATGAGAAGAGTCCGCTGAAAATTGTGCACAAATCGAAGATCATG ctagatATTCGTCGGAGAAACGACGCGATCCGCCGATGTTTACTTttggctaccgtaaccctttTACTCAATCTTCCAAATTATTCTCTACAACTTATTGATGAATTCTATCATTTCCGGGAGAGCGAGGATTTGGCAGATCGGCGGAGGTTTGTGAGg GCTGACGCAATTGTCTACATAATATACCTACTTCAATTCCCAACCGTTCCATTGTATATGTACTGCCTGAAAACTGATTTCGATAGGACCAAATTGTAa